ACGGCATGACCCGCGTGGAGGCGCTCTGCAACGTGTGTGATGCCCACCAGGGTCACGTTTTCCCCGACGGCCCCGCGCCCAGTGGCCTGCGCCTGTGCATCAACTCGGCCGCCGTGCGGCTGGTGACGACCAAGGAGCCGGCCGCGCAGTAGCGATTGCGTTACCGAAAAGAAGAACGTGATGCTTCGACAAGCTCAGCATCACGTTCTTCTTTAGCTGACGTTCTGTTTTATCTTTAATACCCGTTCTCTCTTCCCTACCCCCACCTACCCGCCCCATGTCCCTGCTATTCACTGATTTTGCTTCTTGGCAAGCGCACTGCACCGCCACGGGCGAGCCGCTCTACCAGCCGGTGCTGGCCTACGAAATCGAGCAAAAAGGTGCTTTGGAGGCCCACATTTGGCCCACTTTGCAACGGGCCTACGACGTAATGCGCGAGGCCGTGCACGAGGGCCAGACCGGCAACATGACCTCGCGCTCGGGCATGATAAATAACGGGGCCAAGAAGATTGCCGCCTCCCCCATCACGGTGCTCTCGCCGGAATTCAAGCAACTGGTCATAAGCGCCTTGGGCGCGAAGGAAGTGAACTCGTGCATGGGCCGGGTGGTGGCCGCGCCTACGGCCGGCGCATCGGGCATTTTGCCGGGTGTGCTCACCACCATCCAGCGCATTCACGGGCTCAGTGACCATAAAATTCTGGAAGGCCTGCTGGTGGCGGCGGGTATCGCGCTCATCATCGAGCAGAATGCCTCGCTGGCTGGGGCCGTGGGCGGCTGCCAGGCCGAAACCGGCTCGGCCGCCGCGATGGGCGCGGGAGCTATCGTGTACTGCCTGGGCGGCTCGGTGGAAGAGACGTTTGCGGCCGTGGCCATCACCATTCAGTGCATGCTGGGGCTGGTCTGCGACCCCGTGGCGGGCCTCGTGGAGGTGCCCTGCGTGGTGCGCAACGCCTCGGCGGCGGCCATTGCCTTCTCCTCGGCCCAGATTGCCATCGCGGGCGTAGACCCCGTGATTCCGGTGGACCAGTGCGTGGCGGCCCTCGGCGAAGTGGGCCAGAGTATGGAAACCCGCTACAAGGAAACCGCCCTCGGCGGCCTAGCCAACACCCGGCGGGGTAGGGAAATCGAAAAAATGGTGCTGGTGCAGGACGTTAATATCCTGCCGGATGAGTAGTCATTTGTTATTGCTGCGCTGCGCTCGCAAGGACAAACGACTTTTAAAAACCTACTTACTCGCCGGATTAGGAGCCATCAGCAGCTTGCTCATAAAATCGAGGGCGGGGGCGTAGCGTTGGCGACGCTCGTGGTAGTGTTGCCAAGCGGCCTCTTCGTCGGGGCGCATGGGTAGGCCGGCGGTTTGTATTTGCTGCCAGGTTTCAGCGAAGGCGGCGCGGCCGGGCGCGGCGGCAGCCTGCTCGGGGCCAGAGCGCAGCTCGGTGGGCTGGGTTTCGGCTTTGTGGTCGAAGAAGCGGTGGATGCGGCTCAGCGCCAGGCAGCCGGCCGTGAACGTCAACTCTACTTGGCGCGAGTGGGGCACGTCGAGGGTCGAAAACAGCAGGTTGGCGGCATCCAGCACAAGGCCGATAGCCGTCACCCACGAGCGGCCGGCCTGAGGCGAGCGGAAAAACGCCATTACCGGCAGCGACGTATGGCTTTCGTCAATCTCCACCAGCCATTTTTCCCAGGCCAGCCAATGCTCGTCGTCGTTCAGAAAATCGTGGTCGTGCCCCAGCCAAAGCAACAGCCCACAGGCCGAAGCCGGCACCCCGGCCCGCAGCTCCAGCTGCGCCACCACTACCTCGCGCCGCGAAAATGCCTGGTAAATAGTGGGTAAGTAGGAAATGAGCAGCGTGAGCAGCAGCAAGCCCAGCGTCGCTTCCGAATAGATAAAAGCGTTGATTACCAGCGGTATTTCCCTGGCCGTGCCCAGCGTCAGCAGCGAGTTGCCGCTCAGCTCGTAGCTGGCGGCCAGGCTGCCGGCTCCCAGTGCCCAGTAGATGGCCGTGTAGCCCAGCGCCACCAGGGCCAGCCAGCCAATGGGCAGCGCCACCAGCCCCACCGGCGCGTAGTGCGAGAGGATGCGGTCGCGGCGGGCGTAGGTGCGGGCGTGCCGCGCCGCAAAGTTGAACAGCGCCCGCACGCCCCCAAACACGAAGGCGTTGAGCCGCACCGACTCATTGCGCGGTAGCACGAACGAGCGAATGGCCGCCGACACGGTAGTAATAACCAGTAAGCCACCGGCCAGCCCAACTGCTAGCCGCAGAGCAATATGGAGAGTAAATAACATTGGGGCCGTTGTACGGACCAGGGTGGCCGTTAGCTACGTTCGGCCATCGAATAGCGCAGCCGCTGGCGGCGGCTGGCCAGGCTGGACGCATAGCGGGCCTGCATCTCGGGGCTCATAAACGAGCGGGCCAGCAGCTTATCAGTGGCGGCTTCCTGGCCGGCCGCGGCAGCTAGCACCCGGCGCACCCGGCTGACCGGTAGTCCGATACACTTACCGAACTCCAGAAAATCATCGTAGGCTAAGAAAGCGTTGGCCGTGAAGCTGGGCGTTTCGTAATCGTGGGCAAACAGGTCAAGGGCCAGGCCGTTGCCGTCGTTCACGTGCAGGCTGGTATTGAGCAGGTCGTAGCCGGGCGTGAGGCCGTACTCGCCGCCCGGCTGGCGGTAGAGCGAGAAGTTTTTAAGGTGCGCGTCGCCGTTGCTGACGAGGTAGTTGAAGAGGATGAGGCGAAAATAAAGCGTGAGTTCGGCCACATAGTTGGCCGGCAAATGCTGCCGAATAAGCCCTGCCATCTCCTCGTGACTGAAGTCGTACTTGTAGTTGTCGCCGTGCTCCTGCTCGGTGCGCCCGCCTAATTGCGCAAAATCTTCCTGCGCTAGCCGCAGGCCGTTGACTTGTACATCGAAGCGGCGGGTCAGATAAGCCGGGCTGCCATCGGCAAAGCGCAGCACGGCGCAGGCGGCCGTGGGCAACTTGAATACCTGCCGGGCTAGCTGCATCGTAAAATGCTCATTAGCCGGCATCTCTGCTACGTCGCGAAAGCGACTAGGGGGCACTGGCTTCAAGATATACTGCCCGCCCTGCGCCGTCAGGGCCAGGTGCGGTGCGGCCGTGTCGGCCACTAGCCGAAGCGAAAATTTCTCCTGCACGCCTGATACCGAAATCTGGCGTATCAACTCGCGCAGGCGCTCTATCTCTTCATAAGTTGCCTTAGCGCGCGGAGTAAAAGGCAGTACTACCGGCACCGCGGCCCCGTCGAAAAGCTCTTGGCGACAGGCCACGCAGAAGTCGGTTTCCGTCTTTTTCAAGCGGCGCAGGCAGGCGACGCACGTTTTCATGAGTTAGGGAGAATTTCGCGTACCGTGACCGCGCCTATTGTTTCGGTATGCGCTGTGCGGAGCAGCCGCGTAAAGTGGTCATTTTCATCAATGCGCAGCTCCCGGCACTGAATCTGCTTCGCTATCCCTTCGGCTAGCAAGCCATAAAAGAAGCTAAGTAGCACTGGTGACATAAAAGCCTTTATCTGCTTTGGGAGAGCTAAGCTGATAGCTGGCAGGTCTTTTTGCAAATACTCTTCTGTATAGCGAAAGGAATATTTTCTATCAATACGTTCGCTGGCTTTATACTCTAAAATCCCAGCTACTACCCCGTTGAATAACACTTCAGCGCGTGAGCTTTTCATCAGTAATGGGAGTGAGAGTAAGTATCAAGTTTAGAACCTTGGCAATTTTTTCTAATTGATGTAAACCTGGGTTGGCCCGTCCGGCTTCTAATTCTCGGAGTAGCCGTACCGATACGCCGCTTAATTCAGCCACCTCATGCTGGGTAAGGCCAAGTTGAAGTCTATGGCGAAGAAATATTTGCTGTATAGCAGGCATTATGTTGCCTTAATTGAAACAAACGAGGTAAATATTTGCATTATATGACAAATATAGGCAATATTTTGCCTAATCTAACACCGTTACACTACCTTTTTATTCACCCTATCCTGCCACAATTCCCGAAACGACTTTTCGGCCACTTTTAGGCTCTCGCGGCGCTTGCGCCAGCCGGCCTGGTCGAGTAGGTAGCCAAGACTGAAATCCTTGAGGCGGCCGGGCAGCACATCGAGAGCCCAGCGGTGGCGCATGCTCCAGCGCCAGAGGCTGATGGCCAGCTTTTCCACCGGCGCGTTGTAGCCGGCGGCCACGCTCTCCTGTCGGTTGATTAGCAAGAGATTATGTAAGTTGATACGCACCGGGCACACGCTGGTGCAGGCCCCGCACAAGCTACTGGCGAAGCTCAGGTGCTGGTGCTCTTTTAAGCCGCTCAAATGCGGGCTGATAACCGAGCCGATGGGGCCGGAATACGTAGTTTCGTAGGTGTGGCCGCCGATATTTTTGTATACCGGGCATACGTTGAGGCAGGCCCCGCAACGAATGCAGCGGAGCGCCTCGCGGCGGTCGGGCCGGGCCAGCAGGTTGGTGCGGCCATTGTCGAGCAGGATGACGACCATTTCCTCCGGCCCGTCGGGCTCGCCGGGCTGGCGCGGGCCGAAGTACACCGTGTTGTACACCGTGACCTGCTGGCCGGTACCACTGGTACTGAGCAGCGGCCAAAAGAGGTCGAGGTCAGTGAGTTGCGGGATAACCTTCTCAATGCCCACCACCGCGATATGCAGACCCGGAAACGTGGCCGAGAGGCGGGCGTTGCCCTCGTTCTCGGTCACGGCTACCCCCCCTTCTTTAGCCAGCAGGAAATTGCCGCCCGTGATGCCGACTTCGGCCGCCGTGTACTTGTCGCGCAACAGGTGGCGGGCCGTGAGCACGAGCTGCTGCGCATCGTCGGTACTCTCGGTGCCCAAGTGCTTGACGAAGATATTGTTGATGTCGGCCTTGCTCAGGTGCATGGCGGGCGTCACGATGTGGTAGGGCCGCTCGCCGTTGAGTTGCACGATGTACTCGCCGAGGTCGGTTTCGACCGACTCGATGCCCCTACCCTGCAAATATTGGTTGATGTGGATTTCCTCGGTGGTCATGCTCTTGGCCTTCACCACGGTGCGGGTATGGCGGGCCGCAGTGAGGCGGCCGATTTCGGCCAGGGCCTCCTCGGCATCATTGGCCCATACTACCCTACCCCCCCTGGCGGTGAAGACTTGCTCGAACTCCAGCAGGTAAGTATCCAGCTTTTCGAGCACCTGCGCCTTGATAGCGGCGGCGCGCGTGCGGGCCAGCTCGTGGTCGTGGTAGTGCTGCATCCCGGCGCTCACGGCCGCGTCGTACTTGCCGATGTTGAAGCGGATTTTGCGGCGGTGCTCGAGGTCGAAGGCCTTTTTGTCCGCGTCTAGGAGGAATTGGGTGGACTTCATAGGGGTAGTCAAATCGGTTGTCATTGCGAGCAGAGCGAGGCAATTGCACCAGAACGATAAATGACCCCCGCGCCGGTTGTTCATTTATCGTTCTGATGCGATTGCTTCTCTTTGCTCGCAATAACAACTTATTTAGGCGCTAAAAATCTATGGCTTATTAGAATCTACCACTACCCGCCCATCCCGATTTGCCAAGTCCCAGGCCAGATAGAACACCAAGCGCGCCCGCGCTTCCAGCTTATCGAACTCGATTTTGCTAATCTCGTCACTGGCCTGGTGGTAATCAGGGTGCACGCCGTTGAAGAAAAACGCCACCGGAATACCCTTCTTGGCGAAGTTGTAGTGGTCGGAGCGGTAGTAAAACCGGTTCGGGTCGGCGGGGTCGTTGAAGCGGAAATCCAGGGCTAGGTTGCCGTGGGTGCGGTTAGCTTCTAGCAAGGCCGCGTGCAGCTGCGAAGAAAGCTTGTCACTCCCAATCACGTACACGTAATCCGGCTGGCCGGCGTGGGCCGCGTCGGTGCGGCCAATCATATCAATGTTGAGGTCCGTAACCGTGCTGGCCAGCGGAAACACCGGGTGGTCGGTGTAGTACTCCGAGCCCAGCAGGCCCTTTTCCTCGCCCGTGTTGGCCAGGAACAAGATGCTGCGGCGCGGCGCGTGCCCACTACGGGAAGCCTTCGCAAACGCCTGCGCGATACTAAGCATCCCGACCGTGCCCGAGCCGTCGTCGTCGGCCCCGTTATACACCTCGCCACCAATGATACCCAAGTGGTCGTAGTGCGCCGATACCACTAAAATCTCCTCTTTTAAATCGGTGCCTGGCAAAAAGCCCAGCACGTTTTCGGTGCTCACGGCGCTGCTGGTTTGCGGCGCGTTTAGGCTGAATTTTACCGGCCGAAACTTACTGGCGACCGGCTTGCCGGCGGCGGCCGTGGCGGCCGCGTACTGCTGCACAGCAGTAGCACTGGTGCGCAACAGCTTCAGGCCCAGAGCCGGCGATACGAAGAAAGCCGGCGCCCTACCCCCCGGCTGGTCGGCGAAGGCAATGGTGGGCTGCATCACGCGGGGAGCGAGCCGGGCGGTGGTTTTTTCAAACTTGTCGGCTGGCTCCTGGGTCACGAAAAACACGCTGCGTGCGCCTTTCTGCGCCGCCAGGGCAGCTTTGGCCCGGTAGTCAACGGCCCACTTGGTGGGGCTGCCGTCGGGGCTGAGAACAGACTTACCGGCCGCATCGTGCGGCTCGCCGAGCAGCATAATCAAGTCCTTACCCTTCACATCAAGCCCCTGGTAATCAGAATAATCTCCCTGCTCGATGCCGTAACCCACGAACACCGGCTGCACGGCCGTGGCCGGCCCAAAGGGCGAGCGGCCAAAGGCGTAAAAATCCTTCAGCCACGCGTAGGCTTTACCGCCCACCGTGAGCGTGCCGCCCGGCTGCCAGGCACTGCGCTCCAGGCTGAACGGCTGGAGGTAAGGATTGGTTGAGTTAGCAGTCACGGGCGCTTGCAGGCTATCGGCCGCAAACTGCTTGCTGATGTAGGCGGCCGCCATTTTCTGGCCCTTAGTGCCGGTTTCGCGGCCCTCGTACTCATCGGAGGCCAGCACCGCGAGGTCGCGCCGCAGGCTTTCCTGGGTGATGTAGCGCGCGGCGTAGGCGGCGGCCGGGTCAGTGGCCGGGTCGGTGAGCGGCGGGTTGGGCAGGGGGTAGGGCATGGGCACGGAGCCGTGCGGCGCAATGCCCCCCGGATACTGGCCCACCGGGCTGCCCTTGGGCTTTAGCTTAACTTTGACTTTCTGGGCTTGAGCCGCACCGGGCAGAGCCAGGGCCGCGAGGAGAAGGGCGGTGTATTTCATAGAGACGAAACGGTAAAGATTAGCTTATTCTTTCGTAATCAACACGGTAGCATACGCGGCTACCCCCTCCTGCCGGCCCACAAAGCCGAGCTTTTCAGTAGTAGTGGCCTTGATGGAGATATCGTCCTCGCCTACCCCCATCACCTGGGCCAGCGCGGCCCGCATGGCCGGAATGTGCGGGTTCACCTTGGGCTTTTCGAGGCAGATGGTAGAGTCTATGTTACTGACTTCGTAGCCTTTGGCGCGCACAATGCCCATGACCTCGGCCAGCAGGCGCTTCGAGTCGATGCCCTTGTACTGCGGGTCGGTGTCGGGGAAGTGGAAGCCGATATCGCGCAGGTTAGCCGCGCCGAGCAGCGCGTCGCAGATAACGTGGATGAGCACGTCGGCATCGGAGTGGCCGAGCGCACCGTGGGTGTGGGGCACCTCGATGCCGCCGAGCCAGAAGGGTAGGCCGGGCTGCAGCTGGTGCACATCGTAGCCGAAGCCAACGCGAATTTTCATGAGTACTTGAAAAGTTAGGAAGGAGCGCAAAGGTATTTGGCGTGGGCCTGGGCTAGGTAACAAGGCTAGAGTAGCCAAAAAAATTAGTAAATAAATTTGGAGGTTATTACTAATATTTGTAGCTTTACTGACGCAAACCAACTAGAAGCCAAGGAGAAAAGACAGGTGCGTAAAAAAACAGGCATTCTAAAATAAACGTTGGCCTGCTGCGTCACCAGCAGTACGAAGTACCGGTAATTGGGCGGCTACAAGAAATTATTGGAAACTTTGCTCCCACTGAAAGTTTCCGGCGTATCTTTGCGGCCCGTTATGGAAACCAAAGACCGAATTCTAGCCCACGCCGCCGGCCTCTTTCTGCGCAATGGCATCCGGAGCGTGAGCATGGATGAGATTGCGACCGAGCTGGGCATGTCGAAGAAAACCCTTTACAAGACCTTCACCAACAAGGATGAGATAGTGCTGGGCGTGATGACGACGCACCTTTGCCAGGCCCAGGGCGAATGCGCCCGCGTAGCGGGCACCGCCCCCGACGCGGTGCAGGAAATGCTGACCATCTCGGCCTGGGCCGACCAGCAATTCAGCAACATTCACCCCAGCATTTTCTACGACCTGCGCAAGTACCACCCCGCCGCCTGGGCGCTGTTTTCGGCCCACAAGAGCACCTTCATTCTCGACCAAATAACCCAGAACCTGCGCCGGGGCATTGCGGAAGGGCTGTTTCGCGCCGACCTCGACGTGGAGGTGCTGGCCCGCCTCAACCTGGCCCAGATTGAACTGGCCTTCGACCCCGACCTCTACCCGCCCACCCAGTTTGCCCCCGTGCGGGTCAATAAAGTATTCGACGAGCATTTTTTGCTGGGTGTGGCCACGCTGAAAGGCCACCGGCTCTTTAACAAGTACCAACACATTACGGAGGAAGAATAACCTCGTTAGGCGCTCAGGCACACGTGTTTGCCGCCGTTTATTTTCCATGAAAAATACATTTACCAAAACCCTGCTGGCGGGCCTGGTCCTGGGGGCCTGGTTGCCGGCCCTGGCCCAAACTGCCCCGGCGGCCCTGCCCGACCAGCCCCAGGCCGGCCCAATGGCCCTGAGCCTGCCCCAGGCCGTGCACTACGCCGTGCAAAACAAGTCGAGCCTGCGGGCCACCCGCCTGGCCGAGCAAACCGCCGCCGCGCGGGTCGGCGAGGTCAAAGCCCAAGGCCTGCCGCAAGTGAACTTTGGGGCCAACGTAGCCGACAACTACAAGATACAAAAGAGCCTAGTGAGCTTCCCCGTCGTGCCTACGCTGCTGACCCAGCAAAATATCGCGGATGCCAACGGTGGACAAGCCGTGCCATTATCCCTTGGTGCCCGCGTTAATGCTCCGCCGTCGTCATTTGCCTTCGGCCTGCAATACGCGGGCAACACGTCGGCCACGCTCTCGCAGCAGCTCTTTAATGGCGGCTATCTAATTGGTTTAAAGGCCGCTAAGGTGTACCAGGAACTATCGAAAAAGCAGACCCAGCAGGCCGAAATTGACGTGGTAGAGCAGGTGAGCAAGGCGTATTACAGCACGCTGGTGGCCCGCTCGCGGCTGGCGCTGCTGGCCCGCAACGTGCAGCGCCTCGACACGGTGCTCTACCAAACCAACCAGACTTTCAAGGCGGGTTTCGCCGAAAAGCTCGACGTGGACCGCCTGCGGGTGCAGCGCAACAACCTGGTGGTGGAGCAGCAGAAAGCCCAGCGCCTGACCGAGTTGAGCGTGGCGCTGCTCAAGTTTCAGATGGGCCTGCCCCAGAGCCAAGTCGTGCAGCTGACCGACTCCTTAGGCGCGGCCGTGGTGGATGCCGCCGCGCTGCGCCAGCGCCTGGGGGTAGCGAATTTTAACGCCGGCGGAGGCGTGGACGGGGCCAGCCCGCTGCCCGCCCAGCCCGGCGCTACTCCTGGTGCCGACACCAACGCACCGCCTACCCCCGGCCTGAACACCGGCCAGCCGCCGCAGGCTCAGGCGCTGTTCAATTACAACAACCGCATCGAGTTTTCGACCCTGCAAACCCAGCAGGCGCTGGCCGGGCTGGATTTGCGCAACCGCCGCGCCGGGGCCTACCCCACCCTCAACTTCACAGCCGCCTACGGCTTCAGCGGCTCGGGCCTCACGGCGAACGACTTTCTGACGATTCGCGGGCGGGCGGCCTCCGTTAACGGGGCGGGCCAGCTCAACCAGAACTGGTTTGGCTTCGGCAACGTGGGGCTGGCGCTGAACGTGCCGGTGTTTGATGGCTTCCGGCGCAAGTACCAGGTGCAGCAGGCCCGCATTGCGCAGCAAACGCTGGAGCGCGGCTTCGAGACGCTGCGCCAAAGCATTGACTTGCAGGATGCCCAAAGCCGCACCACGCTCGTGAATGCCCTCGATGTGCTCGACAACCAGAAGGCCAACCTGGAGCTGGCCGCCGATGTGGCCCGTGTGACGCGCATCAAGTTCAACGCCGGGGTAGGGAGCAACCTGGAAGTGATTACGGCCGAAACCTCGCTGCGCGAGTCGCAAACCAACTACTACTCGGCCATTTACGATGTGCTGGTGGCGAAGGTGGACCGCGACAAGGCTACCGGCGAGTTGTACGCCCAATCGAAATAATTTTTTAAGCCGTTAGCTGACAGCCCTTAGCGAGGGCATTCAAGCAGCCCTTAGCTTTTTTCTGAAAAGACTTTCTTTCTATATGAAACGCACTCTCACCAAAGCTGTCGGCTATCCGCTCGTAGCTATCAGCTTATTTGCCTGCGGCGGTACCAAAGACCCCAAGGCCGAGCTGGCGAAACTAAAGGCCGACCAGGCCGCCACGCAGGCCAAAATCGCGACCCTTGAAGCCTCGACCGGCGCGGGCAAGGCTGACTCGGCCAACGCCGCCGTACCGGTGTCGGTGCTGGAGGTGAAGCCGCAAAACTTCGCGGGCTACCTCGACGTGCAGGGCCGGGTAGACTTCGACCAGAACGCGACCGTGGGGGCCCGCGCCGCCGGCACGCTCACCAGCGTGCGGGTGCAGCGCGGTGACCGTGTGCACCAAGGCCAGGTGCTGGCCACCATTGATGCCAACGTGCTGGATGCCAACATTGCCGAGCTGCGCACTCGCCTTAGCCTGGCCAAAATCGTGTATGAAAAGCAGGCTGGCCTCTGGAAGCAGCAGATTGGCACCGAAATCCAGTACCTCCAGGCCAAGAACACCTATGAGAGCCTGCAGCGCAACCTGGCCTCGCTCAACCAGCAGCTGGCCATGTACAGCGTGGTAGCGCCCTACGCCGGCGTGGTGGACAACGTACTGCCCAAGCTGGGCGAAACCGTGGCCCCCGGCGCGCCAGTAGTGCAGCTCAACAGCGGCAAGGGCGGCAAAATTCTGGCCGACGTATCGGAAGCCTACGCGGGCAGCATCAAGGCCGGCGACAAGGCCCTAGTGACGCTGCCCGACCTCAGCAACGAGGAAATTCCGAGCACCGTGCGCACCGTGAGCCGCACCATCTCGGCCAATAGCCGCACCTTCACCGTGGAGCTGCGCCTACCCCCCGGCCAAACCGCCCGCCTGCGCCCCAACATGGTGGCCACCGTTCGCATCCAGAACTACGGCCAGGCCAACGCCACCGTGCTGCCCGTGGACCTCATTCAGCACGACGAGCAGAACGCCTACGTGCTGGTGGTGGGCAAGGAGAAAGGCCACCCCGTGGCTGAAAAGCGGGTCATTAAAACCGGCCAAGCCTACAACGGCAAGCAGGAAGTAACCAGCGGCCTCAAGTCCGGCGAC
The genomic region above belongs to Hymenobacter psoromatis and contains:
- the sdaAA gene encoding L-serine ammonia-lyase, iron-sulfur-dependent, subunit alpha, which translates into the protein MSLLFTDFASWQAHCTATGEPLYQPVLAYEIEQKGALEAHIWPTLQRAYDVMREAVHEGQTGNMTSRSGMINNGAKKIAASPITVLSPEFKQLVISALGAKEVNSCMGRVVAAPTAGASGILPGVLTTIQRIHGLSDHKILEGLLVAAGIALIIEQNASLAGAVGGCQAETGSAAAMGAGAIVYCLGGSVEETFAAVAITIQCMLGLVCDPVAGLVEVPCVVRNASAAAIAFSSAQIAIAGVDPVIPVDQCVAALGEVGQSMETRYKETALGGLANTRRGREIEKMVLVQDVNILPDE
- a CDS encoding HipA domain-containing protein, which codes for MKTCVACLRRLKKTETDFCVACRQELFDGAAVPVVLPFTPRAKATYEEIERLRELIRQISVSGVQEKFSLRLVADTAAPHLALTAQGGQYILKPVPPSRFRDVAEMPANEHFTMQLARQVFKLPTAACAVLRFADGSPAYLTRRFDVQVNGLRLAQEDFAQLGGRTEQEHGDNYKYDFSHEEMAGLIRQHLPANYVAELTLYFRLILFNYLVSNGDAHLKNFSLYRQPGGEYGLTPGYDLLNTSLHVNDGNGLALDLFAHDYETPSFTANAFLAYDDFLEFGKCIGLPVSRVRRVLAAAAGQEAATDKLLARSFMSPEMQARYASSLASRRQRLRYSMAERS
- a CDS encoding HipA N-terminal domain-containing protein, producing the protein MKSSRAEVLFNGVVAGILEYKASERIDRKYSFRYTEEYLQKDLPAISLALPKQIKAFMSPVLLSFFYGLLAEGIAKQIQCRELRIDENDHFTRLLRTAHTETIGAVTVREILPNS
- a CDS encoding helix-turn-helix domain-containing protein, whose amino-acid sequence is MPAIQQIFLRHRLQLGLTQHEVAELSGVSVRLLRELEAGRANPGLHQLEKIAKVLNLILTLTPITDEKLTR
- a CDS encoding lactate utilization protein B produces the protein MKSTQFLLDADKKAFDLEHRRKIRFNIGKYDAAVSAGMQHYHDHELARTRAAAIKAQVLEKLDTYLLEFEQVFTARGGRVVWANDAEEALAEIGRLTAARHTRTVVKAKSMTTEEIHINQYLQGRGIESVETDLGEYIVQLNGERPYHIVTPAMHLSKADINNIFVKHLGTESTDDAQQLVLTARHLLRDKYTAAEVGITGGNFLLAKEGGVAVTENEGNARLSATFPGLHIAVVGIEKVIPQLTDLDLFWPLLSTSGTGQQVTVYNTVYFGPRQPGEPDGPEEMVVILLDNGRTNLLARPDRREALRCIRCGACLNVCPVYKNIGGHTYETTYSGPIGSVISPHLSGLKEHQHLSFASSLCGACTSVCPVRINLHNLLLINRQESVAAGYNAPVEKLAISLWRWSMRHRWALDVLPGRLKDFSLGYLLDQAGWRKRRESLKVAEKSFRELWQDRVNKKVV
- a CDS encoding M28 family peptidase, which encodes MKYTALLLAALALPGAAQAQKVKVKLKPKGSPVGQYPGGIAPHGSVPMPYPLPNPPLTDPATDPAAAYAARYITQESLRRDLAVLASDEYEGRETGTKGQKMAAAYISKQFAADSLQAPVTANSTNPYLQPFSLERSAWQPGGTLTVGGKAYAWLKDFYAFGRSPFGPATAVQPVFVGYGIEQGDYSDYQGLDVKGKDLIMLLGEPHDAAGKSVLSPDGSPTKWAVDYRAKAALAAQKGARSVFFVTQEPADKFEKTTARLAPRVMQPTIAFADQPGGRAPAFFVSPALGLKLLRTSATAVQQYAAATAAAGKPVASKFRPVKFSLNAPQTSSAVSTENVLGFLPGTDLKEEILVVSAHYDHLGIIGGEVYNGADDDGSGTVGMLSIAQAFAKASRSGHAPRRSILFLANTGEEKGLLGSEYYTDHPVFPLASTVTDLNIDMIGRTDAAHAGQPDYVYVIGSDKLSSQLHAALLEANRTHGNLALDFRFNDPADPNRFYYRSDHYNFAKKGIPVAFFFNGVHPDYHQASDEISKIEFDKLEARARLVFYLAWDLANRDGRVVVDSNKP
- the ispF gene encoding 2-C-methyl-D-erythritol 2,4-cyclodiphosphate synthase, with amino-acid sequence MKIRVGFGYDVHQLQPGLPFWLGGIEVPHTHGALGHSDADVLIHVICDALLGAANLRDIGFHFPDTDPQYKGIDSKRLLAEVMGIVRAKGYEVSNIDSTICLEKPKVNPHIPAMRAALAQVMGVGEDDISIKATTTEKLGFVGRQEGVAAYATVLITKE
- a CDS encoding TetR/AcrR family transcriptional regulator is translated as METKDRILAHAAGLFLRNGIRSVSMDEIATELGMSKKTLYKTFTNKDEIVLGVMTTHLCQAQGECARVAGTAPDAVQEMLTISAWADQQFSNIHPSIFYDLRKYHPAAWALFSAHKSTFILDQITQNLRRGIAEGLFRADLDVEVLARLNLAQIELAFDPDLYPPTQFAPVRVNKVFDEHFLLGVATLKGHRLFNKYQHITEEE
- a CDS encoding TolC family protein, with product MKNTFTKTLLAGLVLGAWLPALAQTAPAALPDQPQAGPMALSLPQAVHYAVQNKSSLRATRLAEQTAAARVGEVKAQGLPQVNFGANVADNYKIQKSLVSFPVVPTLLTQQNIADANGGQAVPLSLGARVNAPPSSFAFGLQYAGNTSATLSQQLFNGGYLIGLKAAKVYQELSKKQTQQAEIDVVEQVSKAYYSTLVARSRLALLARNVQRLDTVLYQTNQTFKAGFAEKLDVDRLRVQRNNLVVEQQKAQRLTELSVALLKFQMGLPQSQVVQLTDSLGAAVVDAAALRQRLGVANFNAGGGVDGASPLPAQPGATPGADTNAPPTPGLNTGQPPQAQALFNYNNRIEFSTLQTQQALAGLDLRNRRAGAYPTLNFTAAYGFSGSGLTANDFLTIRGRAASVNGAGQLNQNWFGFGNVGLALNVPVFDGFRRKYQVQQARIAQQTLERGFETLRQSIDLQDAQSRTTLVNALDVLDNQKANLELAADVARVTRIKFNAGVGSNLEVITAETSLRESQTNYYSAIYDVLVAKVDRDKATGELYAQSK
- a CDS encoding efflux RND transporter periplasmic adaptor subunit, with translation MKRTLTKAVGYPLVAISLFACGGTKDPKAELAKLKADQAATQAKIATLEASTGAGKADSANAAVPVSVLEVKPQNFAGYLDVQGRVDFDQNATVGARAAGTLTSVRVQRGDRVHQGQVLATIDANVLDANIAELRTRLSLAKIVYEKQAGLWKQQIGTEIQYLQAKNTYESLQRNLASLNQQLAMYSVVAPYAGVVDNVLPKLGETVAPGAPVVQLNSGKGGKILADVSEAYAGSIKAGDKALVTLPDLSNEEIPSTVRTVSRTISANSRTFTVELRLPPGQTARLRPNMVATVRIQNYGQANATVLPVDLIQHDEQNAYVLVVGKEKGHPVAEKRVIKTGQAYNGKQEVTSGLKSGDEVISAGYQNLSAGQTIKIS